One region of Cucurbita pepo subsp. pepo cultivar mu-cu-16 chromosome LG03, ASM280686v2, whole genome shotgun sequence genomic DNA includes:
- the LOC111790266 gene encoding delta-9 acyl-lipid desaturase 1-like: protein MHRLLLEEEGKPRPTLLTDASKQEPKEMVKPPRSFWRRKWTKLDKRVAHVILLLHLLCILAPFHFTWPAFRVAVTLQIITGLFGMTISYHRNLAHKSFQIPKWLEYLFAYCGVHALQGDPIDWVSTHRCHHQFVDTERDPHSPIQGFWMSHIMWLFDSYTLTDKVSPKCSSDLQKIEKNMFVYFSKYRKPENVGDLERQTFYRFIHKTYLLHPMALAAILYTVGGVPFLIWGMCVRIVVIFHSTFMVNSVCHMWGQQHWRTGDLSRNNWWVGLTSFGEGWHNNHHAFKYSARLGLEWWQLDAGWYVIRILQVIGLATDVKLPSPAHMQALALNKPEDHLLK, encoded by the exons ATGCATAGACTTCTTTTGG AGGAGGAGGGGAAGCCTCGTCCAACGTTGCTAACGGATGCCTCAAAGCAAGAACCAAAGGAAATGGTGAAGCCTCCAAGATCATTTTGGAGGAGAAAATGGACTAAATTAGACAAACGCGTTGCTCATGTTATTTTACTTTTGCATCTCCTTTGTATTTTGGCACCATTTCATTTCACCTGGCCTGCATTTCGGGTAGCCGTCACGTTACAGATTATCACGGGTCTTTTTGGAATGACTATATCGTACCATAGAAATCTTGCTCATAAAAGTTTCCAAATTCCTAAATGGCTCGAATATTTGTTTGCTTATTGTGGAGTTCACGCTCTTCAG gGTGATCCAATTGATTGGGTGAGTACGCATAGGTGTCACCATCAATTTGTTGATACCGAGCGAGACCCACATAGCCCTATTCAGGGGTTTTGGATGAGTCATATAATGTGGCTTTTCGATTCCTACACTTTGACGGACAAAGTTTCTCCAAAGTGTTCTAGTGATCTTCAGAAGatagaaaaaaacatgtttgtaTATTTTTCGAAGTATAGAAAACCCGAGAACGTTGGCGACTTGGAGAGACAAACCTTTTATAGATTTATTCACAAGACTTATCTTCTCCATCCCATGGCTCTTGCAGCCATACTCTATACCGTTGGAGGAGTTCCTTTTCTTATATGGGGAATG TGTGTTAGGATCGTAGTGATATTTCACTCAACATTTATGGTGAATTCAGTATGCCACATGTGGGGACAACAACATTGGAGAACGGGCGATTTGTCAAGAAACAATTg GTGGGTTGGTTTGACTTCATTTGGCGAAGGATGGCACAATAACCACCATGCTTTTAAGTATTCGGCTAGGCTTGGGCTTGAATGGTGGCAACTTGACGCTGGTTGGTATGTTATTAGGATTTTACAAGTCATTGGATTGGCTACTGATGTAAAATTACCCTCTCCAGCCCACATGCAAGCCCTAGCTTTGAACAAGCCAGAGGATCatcttttaaaatga
- the LOC111790267 gene encoding palmitoyl-monogalactosyldiacylglycerol delta-7 desaturase, chloroplastic-like, with protein MGTSKQESKHMAKPEMPFCSRKWTNREKLVTVTFSIIHILCIFAPFQFTWNAFWVAVALYVISGLFGITISYHRNLSHRSFNLPKWLEYLFAYCGTHAFQGDPIDWVSTHRCHHQNADTERDPHSPTQGFWFSYLIWFLDSITLTNKVCPEYFIDRKDTKKGVFTLVLKYGRPNNVSDLEKQTFYRFIHDTYILHPIALAILLYFVGGTPFVIWGMCVRIVMLFHTTFMVNSICHSWGKQQWNTKDLSRNNWWLSLISFGEAWHNNHHAFEYSARIGVEWWQLDIGWYVILFLQTIGVATDVKQPSPTHKQRLAMDKPKEGVSESLK; from the exons ATGGGCACTTCAAAACAAGAATCAAAGCACATGGCGAAGCCTGAAATGCCATTTTGTAGCAGAAAATGGACCAACAGAGAGAAACTTGTTACAGTTACCTTTTCCATTATCCACATCCTTTGCATTTTTGCACCATTCCAATTCACTTGGAATGCGTTTTGGGTGGCCGTTGCCTTATACGTCATTTCAGGTCTCTTCGGAATAACTATTTCGTATCATCGAAATCTTTCACATAGAAGTTTCAACCTTCCTAAATGGCTTGAATACTTATTCGCATACTGTGGAACTCATGCATTTCag GGTGATCCAATCGATTGGGTGAGTACTCATAGATGTCATCATCAAAATGCTGATACCGAAAGAGATCCACATAGTCCTACTCAAGGATTTTGGTTTAGTTACTTAATATGGTTTTTGGATTCCATAACTTTGACTAATAAAGTTTGTCCAGAGTACTTCATTGATCGTAAGGATACAAAAAAAGGCGTTTTTACTTTGGTTTTGAAGTATGGAAGGCCAAATAATGTTAGTGATTTGGAGAAACAAACCTTTTATAGGTTTATTCATGACACATACATTCTTCATCCAATAGCTCTTGCAATCCTTCTCTACTTCGTTGGAGGAACACCCTTTGTTATATGGGGAATG TGCGTGAGGATCGTCATGTTATTTCACACGACCTTTATGGTAAATTCAATTTGTCATTCATGGGGAAAACAACAATGGAACACAAAGGATTTGAGTAGAAATAATTG GTGGTTGAGTTTGATATCATTTGGAGAAGCTTGGCACAATAATCATCATGCATTTGAGTATTCAGCTAGGATTGGGGTTGAATGGTGGCAGCTCGATATTGGTTGGtatgttattttgtttcttcagACCATTGGAGTGGCCACTGATGTAAAACAACCCTCTCCAACTCACAAGCAAAGGCTAGCTATGGACAAGCCAAAAGAAGGCGTTTCAGAATCATTAAAATaa
- the LOC111791867 gene encoding palmitoyl-monogalactosyldiacylglycerol delta-7 desaturase, chloroplastic-like, whose product MDASREPKTIVKPPMSIGKRKWNKMDKKLAFALVLLHFLCIFAPFQINFGALLICFCLFIITGLFGITLSYHRNLSHKSFKVPKWLEYSFAYCGVHALQGDPIYWVSTHRYHHQFVDTEQDPHSPIKGFWFSHLTWFLHKWDGSASELVARHEKLDNARDLENQTFYKFIRKTYFLHSIALAIILYGVGGIPYFIWGTCVRTVMFLHSTFMVNSICHIWGKQPWKTNDLSRNNWWMSLLAFGEGWHNNHHAFEYSARLGIEWWQFDPGWYVIVFLQAIGVATHVKLPSQSQMQKLAKD is encoded by the exons ATGGATGCTTCAAGAGAACCAAAGACAATTGTGAAGCCTCCAATGTCGATTgggaagagaaaatggaacaAGATGGACAAAAAATTGGCTTTTGCTTTAGTCTTGTTgcattttctttgtatttttgcGCCATTCCAAATCAATTTCGGTGCacttttgatttgtttttgtttatttattattacagGTCTATTTGGTATCACTCTTTCGTATCATCGAAATCTTTCTCATAAAAGTTTCAAAGTTCCTAAATGGCTGGAATACTCGTTTGCTTATTGTGGAGTTCATGCCCTTCAG ggtGATCCAATCTATTGGGTGAGCACACATCGATATCATCATCAATTTGTTGATACGGAACAAGACCCACATAGCCCGATTAAAGGATTTTGGTTTAGTCATCTGACTTGGTTTCTCCATAAGTGGGACGGAAGTGCAAGTGAATTGGTTGCAAGGCATGAAAAATTGGATAATGCTAGGGATTTGGAGAACCaaactttttacaaatttattcgtaaaacatattttcttcattcaattGCGCTTGCAATCATACTTTATGGCGTTGGAGGGATTCCTTATTTCATATGGGGAACg TGTGTGAGAACGGTAATGTTTTTACATTCAACATTTATGGTGAATTCAATATGTCATATATGGGGAAAGCAACCATGGAAAACAAACGATTTATCGAGAAACAATTG gTGGATGAGTTTGCTTGCATTTGGAGAAGGTTGGCACAATAACCACCATGCTTTCGAGTACTCAGCTAGGTTGGGCATTGAATGGTGGCAATTTGACCCTGGTTGGTATGTTATTGTGTTTCTCCAAGCCATTGGAGTGGCCACTCATGTCAAATTGCCATCCCAAAGTCAGATGCAAAAGTTGGCCAAAGATTAA